One [Clostridium] saccharolyticum WM1 DNA segment encodes these proteins:
- the rbr gene encoding rubrerythrin has product MSKYAGTKTEQNLKDAFAGESMARNKYTYYASAAKKAGYEQMAALYLETADQEKEHAKMWFKELHGIGSMEENLADAAAGENYEWTDMYKKMAEDARAEGFLELALKFEFVGKVEAAHEKRYLKLLDSLKNDKTFKGDAPLGWKCRNCGYIHEGPEAPEICPTCAHPKAYFERKAENY; this is encoded by the coding sequence ATGTCCAAATACGCAGGAACAAAAACAGAGCAGAACTTAAAAGACGCTTTTGCAGGCGAGTCCATGGCAAGAAATAAGTATACATATTATGCCTCTGCAGCCAAAAAGGCCGGTTATGAACAAATGGCCGCCCTTTACTTGGAAACAGCCGACCAGGAAAAAGAGCATGCTAAGATGTGGTTCAAGGAATTGCATGGCATTGGTTCCATGGAAGAAAACTTAGCAGATGCAGCTGCCGGTGAAAACTACGAGTGGACCGATATGTATAAGAAGATGGCTGAGGATGCCAGGGCAGAAGGTTTTTTGGAACTGGCTCTTAAATTTGAATTCGTAGGAAAAGTAGAAGCTGCTCATGAAAAACGTTACTTAAAGCTACTTGACAGCTTAAAGAACGACAAGACCTTTAAAGGAGATGCCCCTCTTGGCTGGAAGTGCCGCAACTGCGGTTACATCCATGAAGGACCGGAGGCTCCGGAAATCTGTCCAACCTGTGCTCATCCTAAGGCATATTTTGAACGAAAAGCGGAAAATTATTAA
- a CDS encoding fumarylacetoacetate hydrolase family protein, which produces MKLVTYEVDRRKDIGVVSKDEMWVFPLRAFGMEYKEMLEVIKGLSQSELDLLEHASGLDPYKSNIVGAAMMKEVRLLAPIRTPEQDIICLGLNYMEHAEESARFKKEEFDGKRPNAVYFSKRVNEAVNPYGEILSHSDMVDSLDYEAELGVIIGKDAKDVSPERAKEYIFGYTIINDVSARNVQNAHKQWYFGKSLDGFTPMGPCILTANSISYPPELGIQSKVNGELRQDSNTRLMIFNIDHIVSELSKGMTLRAGTIISTGTPKGVGMGFEPPKFLAAGDEVECLIEGIGAIKNKVV; this is translated from the coding sequence ATGAAATTAGTTACATACGAGGTTGACCGGAGAAAAGATATTGGGGTAGTGAGTAAGGACGAGATGTGGGTCTTTCCTCTCAGGGCATTTGGTATGGAGTACAAGGAGATGCTGGAGGTTATCAAGGGACTCAGCCAGTCTGAGCTTGATCTTCTGGAGCATGCTTCCGGCCTTGATCCTTATAAAAGCAACATCGTTGGGGCTGCCATGATGAAAGAGGTCAGGCTTTTGGCACCAATCCGGACACCGGAACAGGACATCATCTGTCTGGGGCTTAATTACATGGAACATGCCGAGGAGTCTGCCCGCTTTAAAAAAGAGGAATTTGACGGAAAGCGCCCCAATGCTGTTTATTTTTCCAAGAGAGTGAATGAGGCGGTGAATCCATACGGAGAGATCTTAAGTCACAGCGATATGGTGGACAGCCTGGATTATGAAGCAGAGCTGGGAGTCATCATAGGAAAGGATGCAAAGGATGTGTCACCGGAACGGGCCAAGGAATATATTTTCGGATACACCATCATCAATGACGTCAGCGCCCGCAACGTACAGAATGCCCATAAGCAGTGGTATTTTGGCAAGAGCCTTGACGGTTTTACTCCCATGGGTCCCTGTATTCTGACCGCTAACTCCATATCCTATCCCCCGGAGCTTGGCATTCAGTCCAAGGTAAACGGAGAACTGAGGCAGGACAGCAATACCCGTCTTATGATTTTTAACATTGACCATATTGTCAGCGAACTGTCCAAAGGGATGACCCTCAGGGCAGGAACCATCATTTCCACCGGTACCCCGAAGGGGGTTGGAATGGGGTTTGAACCGCCGAAGTTTCTGGCGGCAGGAGATGAAGTGGAATGCCTGATCGAGGGGATTGGGGCCATTAAAAATAAGGTCGTGTAA
- a CDS encoding glycerol-3-phosphate responsive antiterminator, whose amino-acid sequence MKAIELLESSPVIAAIKDDNGLKRSFESECQVVFILYGNICNISSIVKQIKDHGKNAIVHADLAQGLSSREIAVDFIKQNTYADGIISTKPLLVKRAVELGLVGVQRTFIIDSLAMSTTKKQIDTYHPDLVEIMPGVMPRVLKEIRAYTDIPIIAGGLISDKKDIMAAFGAGADAISTTKEELWFM is encoded by the coding sequence ATGAAGGCGATTGAACTGCTGGAGTCATCTCCAGTAATTGCAGCGATTAAGGATGATAATGGGTTAAAGCGAAGCTTTGAGTCGGAATGTCAGGTAGTGTTCATTCTGTATGGCAATATCTGCAACATCAGCAGCATAGTGAAGCAAATAAAGGATCATGGAAAAAATGCCATCGTCCATGCGGATCTGGCACAGGGCTTAAGCTCCAGGGAAATTGCGGTTGATTTTATTAAGCAGAATACTTATGCAGATGGAATTATCAGCACGAAGCCGCTTCTTGTAAAACGGGCGGTTGAATTGGGATTGGTTGGAGTTCAGAGAACCTTTATTATTGATTCCCTTGCTATGAGTACGACAAAAAAGCAGATTGATACCTATCATCCGGATCTGGTTGAGATCATGCCCGGGGTCATGCCCAGAGTGCTGAAAGAGATTCGGGCTTATACGGATATTCCTATTATTGCAGGCGGACTGATATCGGATAAAAAGGATATTATGGCGGCTTTTGGCGCAGGTGCGGATGCGATCTCCACCACAAAGGAAGAGCTATGGTTCATGTAA